Proteins found in one Pontibacter sp. SGAir0037 genomic segment:
- a CDS encoding sensor histidine kinase — MKLVLPVISVSAILFLLAIGIVVFVLRYQKRLILHHQHISDLQRAKQKQLLEAALEAQEDERRRLARDLHDDVGAMLALVKLHVGQLCAEVKDSPEALAKGQMIKGLLDEVIGSARRISHDLMPAILEKFGLVQAVESIRRAIPQHAGITFEFVHAGEKKLQPKVELAIFRVLQELLNNTLKHSEATLIRVELVYLVDMLRVLYTDNGKGFDYQAQISAIQAAKPGLGLTNLQGRIEIIDGTFDFFSTKGGGVRVSIVVPIAYL; from the coding sequence ATGAAGCTAGTTTTACCAGTTATTTCTGTCTCTGCCATCCTGTTTCTGCTGGCTATCGGTATTGTTGTATTTGTATTGCGATACCAAAAGCGGCTGATTTTACATCATCAGCATATAAGCGACCTGCAGCGAGCAAAGCAGAAACAACTGCTAGAGGCTGCGCTGGAGGCCCAGGAAGATGAGCGGCGCAGACTGGCCCGCGACCTGCACGATGATGTGGGGGCGATGCTGGCGCTTGTGAAGCTGCATGTCGGGCAACTGTGCGCAGAGGTGAAAGACTCTCCTGAAGCATTAGCGAAGGGCCAAATGATAAAGGGGCTTCTAGATGAAGTAATCGGAAGTGCACGGCGCATTTCCCATGATCTGATGCCGGCAATTCTGGAAAAATTTGGTTTAGTGCAGGCCGTGGAATCTATTAGAAGAGCTATTCCGCAGCACGCCGGTATTACTTTCGAATTTGTTCATGCAGGTGAAAAGAAGCTTCAGCCTAAAGTAGAACTGGCAATTTTCAGAGTGCTGCAGGAATTGCTCAACAATACATTAAAGCATAGTGAAGCAACGTTGATTCGGGTAGAACTTGTTTATTTAGTTGATATGCTACGTGTGCTTTACACTGATAATGGGAAGGGTTTTGATTACCAGGCCCAGATTTCTGCCATCCAAGCTGCCAAGCCGGGTCTCGGTTTAACCAATCTGCAGGGCAGGATAGAAATAATAGATGGTACCTTCGATTTTTTTTCTACAAAAGGTGGCGGTGTTAGAGTTTCAATTGTAGTTCCTATTGCCTACCTTTAA
- a CDS encoding response regulator transcription factor, whose amino-acid sequence MEYTPITVAIADDHTLFRKGLVQIFKTYSEITVICDASNGIELLEKIEHNLPDVVMLDLEMPEMDGLATARYLISKYPKVKILVVSMHGEEQLVEKLLHEGAHGYLLKSAEPEEMRMALQALKRDEVLPIVKNFFE is encoded by the coding sequence ATGGAGTACACCCCAATAACTGTGGCCATTGCAGACGATCATACCCTGTTTCGTAAAGGCCTGGTGCAAATTTTTAAGACTTATAGCGAAATAACCGTTATTTGTGATGCCTCTAACGGAATTGAGCTATTAGAAAAGATTGAGCATAATCTGCCGGATGTTGTTATGTTAGATCTGGAGATGCCTGAAATGGATGGCCTGGCTACTGCCCGCTATCTGATCAGTAAATACCCGAAGGTGAAAATATTAGTGGTTTCTATGCATGGAGAAGAGCAACTGGTAGAAAAGCTCCTGCACGAAGGGGCACATGGCTACTTGCTGAAAAGTGCTGAACCCGAAGAAATGCGAATGGCCTTACAGGCTCTGAAACGAGACGAGGTATTACCAATAGTTAAGAATTTTTTTGAATAG
- a CDS encoding MFS transporter codes for MKSHNEEVTAIHAADQHQLVPKKVIREGLLIFILAAIQFTHMMDFVIMMPLGPQLMRIFSISPKEFGFLVSAYTFSAAIAGFLSALFIDRFDRKKAMLALYFGFALGTLACALAPNYFLLIVARVVAGAFGGVLGALILAVIGDAIPENRRGAATGKVMAAFSVASIAGIPIGLYLASELSWHMPFYLLAGLSFLILLAAIRFLPTMRGHLTNAVRTNPFRVLGEIAVSRNLQWAMGLTVTLTSAGFLIIPFISPYMVANIGFSERELSYIYMFGGLATVVTSQLTGRMADKFGKQRIFILAALLAIPPILAVTSLPPVPHYVALIVTTIFFIFYGARFVPAMALITSSVEPRLRGSFMSINSCVQQLSAGLASFAAGFVVKETASGTLQHFNWLGVLACVISLLTIWVVRHLKTVS; via the coding sequence ATGAAATCTCATAACGAAGAGGTTACTGCTATACACGCTGCAGACCAGCACCAGCTTGTCCCTAAAAAAGTTATACGGGAAGGGCTTCTGATTTTTATTCTGGCGGCAATTCAGTTCACGCACATGATGGACTTTGTGATCATGATGCCCTTAGGTCCGCAACTGATGCGGATTTTCAGTATTTCTCCGAAAGAGTTCGGTTTTCTTGTTTCGGCCTATACCTTTAGTGCGGCCATTGCCGGTTTTCTTAGTGCCTTATTTATAGACAGGTTTGACAGGAAAAAGGCGATGCTGGCCTTATACTTCGGTTTTGCCCTTGGCACACTGGCCTGTGCACTGGCCCCGAATTACTTTTTACTGATAGTAGCCCGCGTGGTTGCTGGTGCCTTCGGAGGTGTGTTAGGAGCTCTTATTCTGGCTGTTATAGGTGATGCTATACCAGAGAACCGCCGCGGAGCAGCAACCGGTAAAGTAATGGCGGCCTTCTCGGTTGCATCCATTGCCGGTATTCCGATTGGCCTTTACCTGGCCAGCGAATTAAGCTGGCACATGCCTTTTTACCTGCTGGCAGGCCTTAGCTTCCTGATCTTACTGGCGGCCATACGTTTTCTGCCAACCATGCGCGGGCACCTGACCAATGCTGTTAGAACCAACCCATTCCGTGTGCTGGGCGAAATAGCCGTTTCGCGTAACCTGCAATGGGCAATGGGTTTAACCGTAACACTTACCAGTGCAGGCTTTCTGATTATCCCGTTTATAAGCCCGTATATGGTAGCTAATATTGGATTTTCAGAAAGAGAATTAAGCTATATCTATATGTTTGGTGGTTTAGCAACTGTGGTTACTTCTCAGCTAACGGGGCGGATGGCAGACAAATTCGGAAAGCAACGCATCTTTATTTTAGCGGCTCTTCTGGCTATACCTCCTATCCTGGCTGTTACCAGTTTGCCTCCGGTACCGCACTATGTGGCCCTGATTGTAACCACTATCTTCTTTATTTTTTATGGTGCACGCTTTGTGCCGGCCATGGCGCTTATAACATCAAGTGTAGAGCCCAGGTTAAGAGGCAGTTTTATGAGTATAAATTCATGTGTGCAGCAATTAAGCGCAGGCTTGGCTTCGTTTGCAGCAGGTTTTGTGGTAAAAGAAACGGCAAGTGGTACCCTGCAGCATTTTAACTGGTTAGGAGTATTAGCATGTGTTATCTCACTATTAACAATCTGGGTTGTTCGCCACCTGAAAACAGTAAGTTAA
- a CDS encoding HNH endonuclease, producing MVKKQQELVCELCGREVQSLTRHHLVPREEGGRYGATADLCQPCHSTIHLTFTNKELALLYNSIPALQEAEPLKKYLKWVRNKRMERISNRRGRRRGKG from the coding sequence ATGGTGAAAAAGCAACAGGAGTTAGTATGTGAACTATGCGGCCGGGAGGTGCAAAGCCTCACGCGGCATCACTTGGTGCCGCGCGAAGAGGGCGGGCGTTATGGAGCCACAGCAGACCTTTGCCAGCCCTGCCATAGTACCATTCATCTAACCTTTACCAATAAAGAACTGGCTTTGCTCTATAACTCTATACCGGCTTTGCAGGAAGCCGAACCTTTAAAAAAATATTTAAAATGGGTGAGAAACAAGCGGATGGAGCGCATTTCGAACAGAAGGGGCAGAAGAAGAGGGAAAGGCTGA
- a CDS encoding DUF3575 domain-containing protein — protein MKQLLPFIFCLYAGSNCIAQQTDLLAPEATAAPLTALAVPSLTRANVLIADESTSLYLRTPAEQVAGTHPATADTLAATSPSYKKNNLKINLSSLALGNYSFSYERSLTPKISFVAGYRFMPEQSAGDMWISKEISKRFLDEDDELRSDLDKIQLSNNAVTGEFRFYTGKKPGARGFYVSVYGRYTTIKTNYIYDYETQNTSYQLPLQADMKGFGGGLMIGSQWLIAKRVTFDWYIIGAHYGKLKGDLAAVRDLSPLSASQKAELEQDIEDILVIGDKQYIDATVTDQGVTGKLNGPLAGIRGLGFNIGIAF, from the coding sequence ATGAAACAACTTTTACCCTTTATCTTCTGCTTATATGCAGGTTCGAATTGTATTGCCCAACAAACAGATTTGCTGGCTCCTGAAGCGACAGCTGCACCCTTAACAGCGCTTGCTGTACCTTCACTTACCAGAGCCAATGTGCTTATAGCCGATGAAAGCACTTCGTTGTACCTAAGAACACCTGCCGAACAGGTAGCCGGCACTCATCCTGCTACAGCCGACACATTAGCGGCAACAAGCCCATCTTACAAAAAGAATAACCTGAAGATAAACTTATCATCGCTGGCACTGGGTAATTACAGCTTTAGCTACGAGCGTTCGCTTACACCTAAAATTTCCTTTGTGGCAGGCTACCGGTTTATGCCCGAGCAATCGGCCGGTGATATGTGGATCTCCAAAGAGATAAGCAAGCGCTTTTTGGATGAAGATGACGAACTGAGAAGCGACCTGGATAAGATTCAGTTGTCAAACAATGCTGTTACGGGCGAGTTTCGTTTCTATACCGGAAAGAAACCTGGTGCAAGAGGGTTTTACGTATCGGTATACGGTCGTTATACTACTATAAAAACGAACTATATCTACGACTATGAAACGCAAAACACTAGTTACCAGCTCCCTCTTCAGGCAGATATGAAAGGATTTGGTGGGGGACTTATGATCGGCTCGCAATGGTTGATTGCCAAAAGAGTAACGTTTGACTGGTATATCATAGGAGCTCATTATGGTAAACTTAAAGGCGATCTAGCAGCCGTAAGAGATCTAAGCCCATTATCTGCTTCCCAAAAAGCTGAACTGGAGCAGGATATAGAAGACATTCTGGTGATTGGTGACAAGCAGTACATCGATGCAACTGTTACAGATCAGGGCGTTACCGGCAAACTAAATGGTCCTTTAGCAGGTATCAGAGGTTTAGGTTTTAATATAGGCATTGCCTTTTAG
- a CDS encoding nicotinate phosphoribosyltransferase, with protein sequence MKLKDIYATSLSLLTDLYQLTMAYGYWRQGMAEQEAVFHLYFRKNPFKGGYTVAAGLEHVVQYLQELQFQEEDLAYLAGLKGSKNQPLFEQGFIDYLREMRFSCNVEAIPEGTVVFPNEPLVRVRGPLLQAQLIETPLLTIMNFQTLIATKAARIVEAAKGDRVVEFGMRRAQGIDGSLSATRAAYIGGISGTSNLLAGKLYNIPVSGTHAHSWVQAFDSEQEAFEAYGEAFPSDSIFLVDTYDTLEGVKHAIETAQKLQHLGFNFNGIRLDSGDLTYLSVEARKLLDAAGFTHTNIVASNDLDEHIVTSLKQEGSKVNVWGIGTKMVTAYDQPALGGVYKLGALRKKNGEWEYKIKLSEQLAKTSNPGIQQVRRFYDKNGYTADMIYNEFEPVPAQPVVVDPLDSTRRKQIEAGCAYKDLLVPVFSGGELVYTLPALQEIRGKVKDELSHLHESIRRYLNPHNYPAGLEENLHNFKISLILQLRES encoded by the coding sequence ATGAAACTAAAAGATATCTACGCCACCTCCCTCTCCTTACTCACAGACCTGTATCAGCTAACAATGGCTTATGGCTACTGGCGGCAAGGCATGGCCGAGCAGGAGGCTGTATTTCACCTGTACTTCCGTAAGAACCCATTTAAAGGCGGTTATACGGTAGCGGCCGGGCTGGAACATGTTGTGCAATACCTGCAGGAACTCCAGTTTCAGGAAGAAGATTTAGCTTACCTGGCCGGATTAAAAGGCTCTAAAAATCAGCCACTTTTTGAACAGGGATTTATAGATTACCTCCGTGAGATGCGCTTCAGTTGCAATGTAGAGGCTATTCCGGAAGGAACGGTTGTTTTTCCGAATGAGCCTTTGGTACGGGTTAGAGGGCCATTGCTGCAGGCACAGTTGATAGAAACCCCGCTGCTTACGATAATGAATTTCCAGACCCTTATCGCTACAAAAGCTGCCCGTATAGTAGAAGCTGCAAAAGGCGACAGAGTAGTGGAGTTTGGTATGCGCAGGGCCCAGGGGATAGACGGTTCATTGTCTGCCACCAGAGCAGCTTATATAGGCGGGATTTCCGGCACCTCCAATTTGCTGGCCGGTAAGCTTTACAACATACCTGTAAGCGGCACGCATGCACATAGCTGGGTGCAGGCTTTTGATTCGGAACAAGAAGCTTTCGAGGCGTATGGCGAAGCATTTCCCTCCGACTCGATTTTTCTGGTAGACACTTACGATACCTTGGAAGGCGTAAAGCATGCCATTGAAACAGCTCAAAAGCTGCAGCACCTGGGCTTTAACTTTAACGGCATCCGCCTGGACTCCGGTGACCTGACCTATTTGAGCGTGGAAGCCCGGAAACTACTCGACGCCGCCGGTTTTACGCATACCAATATCGTTGCCAGCAACGACCTGGATGAGCACATTGTCACCAGCCTTAAACAGGAAGGCTCTAAGGTAAACGTTTGGGGTATCGGTACAAAAATGGTAACAGCGTATGATCAGCCGGCTCTAGGCGGCGTGTACAAGCTTGGGGCTTTACGTAAGAAAAACGGGGAATGGGAGTATAAAATTAAACTGTCGGAGCAGCTAGCGAAAACCTCTAACCCTGGCATACAGCAGGTGCGCCGCTTCTACGATAAAAATGGGTATACGGCAGATATGATCTACAATGAGTTTGAGCCGGTTCCGGCGCAGCCAGTGGTAGTAGATCCCTTAGATAGTACCCGAAGAAAGCAAATTGAAGCGGGCTGTGCCTACAAAGACCTGTTGGTACCTGTTTTCTCAGGAGGAGAGTTGGTGTATACTTTGCCCGCTTTGCAGGAAATAAGGGGAAAAGTAAAAGACGAGCTTAGCCACCTGCATGAAAGTATCCGCAGGTATCTGAACCCGCATAATTATCCGGCAGGCCTGGAGGAAAACTTACATAATTTCAAGATCAGCCTGATCCTGCAGCTCAGAGAATCTTAA